One genomic region from Entelurus aequoreus isolate RoL-2023_Sb linkage group LG14, RoL_Eaeq_v1.1, whole genome shotgun sequence encodes:
- the LOC133664346 gene encoding uncharacterized protein LOC133664346 has translation MMAARSESDSDRDSDDFSINLSEDERFVDEESASEGLVGSGSDSDREEAVRGIEPYRFEPDADEDGQEDAAAIDAGGAHDIDRLENTEWCTCQNCVNMETVAECVCCSEIEAVTRTMEEEGVKTCIIDHHGFPSVCLDEWVLQTAYNAYKQQYGVLQQQQNERRRHTAYRQFVRFCWGYLGKDIRVVLPACVVHKIRTTFPSMDYTGFQDVQ, from the exons atgatggccgccagatctgagagcgattctgaccgagatagcgacgatttctccattaatttgagcgaggatgaaagatttgtggatgaggaaagtgcaagtgaaggactagtggggagtggaagcgattcagatagggaagaagctgtgagagggatagagccatatcgctttgaacccgacgctgatgaagacggtcaggaggacgctgctgctattgatgctggaggagcacacgacatagatcgccttgagaatacagaatg gtgtacatgtcaaaactgtgtgaacatggagacagtggctgagtgtgtctgctgtagtgaaatagaggcagtgaccagaacgatggaggaggagggggtgaagacgtgcatcatagaccaccatggctttccatctgtgtgtctggatgaatgggtgctgcagacagcgtataacgcctacaaacagcaatatggcgtgctgcagcaacagcaaaatga gcggagacgacacacagcctatcgacagtttgtccgcttctgctggggatatctgggaaaggacataagggtggtactaccagcttgtgtagtacataagattaggacaacattcccatcgatggactacacggggttccaagacgtgcagtga
- the LOC133664345 gene encoding uncharacterized protein LOC133664345, with product MYSVLCSEHFERSCFEEGPLRMAEMGISTRRLVLKKGAKPTIFDRPRTSPEHPTPSTSGQTGHMRSAFAKRERKRTIDQIMDSTTTASVADAVDEPMAMALDLPDEEGDQDQGNTREQGCQTDWVPIGTAPTAMTSSKSTQTGKIHHRSKGHQVTPEILERVRARPARVSEVPLSSVAAPSDSPEMQTNIAAPGVSGMQAKLRPPPALFDEGPASSPTAPFVGGSSDDSYVPSESTTSDPCQSDGSPDRPCTHQMREEGCHKEPKYIIFESCLQSLVKWCHCPVCGSQDISPSWDSNGTQLTMTLQCASCDQRSSWSSQPNIGPYAAGNILLSAGILFAGASSGKVLQVLNSIGVVTYVKRTFFNHQELILQPAIKKVWEEQQRTHLTMLQVEGRPLVLGGDGRADSPGHSAKFGTYTTMELVANVVLDLQVVQSNECLGSYHMEMEGLKRMVELLISWDLDVGVLVTDRHRQIAKWIRENMPNTRHCYDIWHVAKSIGKKLKAIAKHKDCEDLKPWVQSIINHLYWAAVSTPPGEGELLVAKWKSVERHIQNIHKDHGDLFPICTHGQLQRQKKWLKQSSRSAVKLEEVVNNKSLLKDIAMLSGEHQTSKVEAFHSLIIQFAPKMYVFSYIGMLCRNLLAGLHWNENSSRPIATTQAGAERYAVRYPKYKAGGHVVKKIATEPTYRYVDDLIREVVAGCRQTPDERTPLSVTVDVPPFLCDELEKPDKEEAIAKHRSRFGKCEMPSR from the exons atgtacagtgtattatgcagcgaacatttcgaaagatcatgtttcgaagagggtcccttgcgaatggcagaaatgggaatcagcactcgtcgactcgtgctgaagaaaggtgcgaagccaactattttcgatagaccacggacaagtccggagcacccgaccccctccacaagcggacagactgggcacatgaggtctgcatttgccaaaagggaaaggaagagg acaatagatcagatcatggacagtacgactacggcatcagtggcggatgcggtggatgaaccaatggcaatggcactagatttgcctgatgaggagggcgatcaagatcag ggaaatacaagagaacaaggatgccagacggactgggtaccgattgggacagcaccaacagcaatgaccagtagcaagagcacccaaacagggaaaatacatcatagatcaaagg gacaccaggtgaccccagagatcctcgagagggttagagctcggccggccagggttagtgaagtcccattgtcaagtgtagcagctccatctgacagccccgagatgcagactaacatagcagctccaggtgtgtctggaatgcaagccaagctacgaccacctcctgcattgtttgatgaaggaccagcatcaagtcccactgcgccttttgttggtggttcttccgatgacagctatgtgccgagtgagtcaacgacatcggatccgtgtcaatctgacgggtcgccagatcgcccatgtactcaccagatgcgtgaagagggctgccacaaggaaccgaagtacatcatctttgagtcgtgcctccagagtctcgtcaagtggtgtcactgtccagtctgtggcagccaggacataagcccttcttgggattcgaacggtacacagctgaccatgactcttcaatgtgcatcatgtgaccagaggagtagttggagcagccagccaaacattggcccttatgccgcgggcaacatcctgctgtctgctggcatcctcttcgctggggcatcttctggcaaggtgttgcaagtgctgaacagcatcggagtggtcacgtatgtgaagaggacatttttcaaccaccaggagctcatcctgcagccagccatcaaaaaggtgtgggaggaacagcaacggacgcacctcaccatgctgcaggtggaaggccgacccctcgtccttggtggtgatgggcgagcagacagtccgggacacagcgccaagttcggtacctacaccacaatggagcttgtggccaatgtggttctcgaccttcaggttgtacag agcaacgaatgtcttggcagctaccatatggagatggaaggactgaagaggatggtggaactgctgatcagctgggacctggatgtcggggtgctggtgacagaccgacacagacagatcgctaaatggattcgtgaaaacatgcccaatacacggcactgctatgacatctggcatgttgcaaaat ccatcggaaagaaactgaaggccatcgccaagcataaggactgtgaagacctgaagccctgggtgcaaagtataatcaaccacctctactgggcagcagtgtctacaccgcctggagagggggaacttctggttgccaagtggaagtctgtggagcgacacattcagaacatccacaaggaccatggcgacctcttcccaatttgtactcatggacaactgcaacggcaaaagaaatggctcaaacaaa gttcacgctcagcagtgaaactggaggaggtggtcaacaacaagtccctgctaaaagatatcgccatgctgtcgggtgaacaccagacttccaaggtggaggcgttccatagccttatcatacag ttcgcaccgaaaatgtatgtcttctcatacatcggaatgctgtgcag gaacctgcttgctgggctgcactggaacgaaaattcgagccgccctatagccactacacaagcgggtgctgagcgctatgcagtacgctacccgaagtataaagcagggggccatgtggtcaagaaaatcgcgacagagccaacatacc gctacgtagatgacttgatcagggaggttgttgctggctgcagacagacccctgacgagagaacaccactcagcgtcactgtggatgtgcctcccttcctctgcgatgaactggagaagccagacaaggaggaagccatcgccaagcacaggagtcgcttcggtaagtgtgaaatgccctcccggtaa